CAGCGGTAAACCTAAAATAAAAACAAAAATTGTTGAAACGAAAGCCACCTGAAGAGAAAGCTTTATGGAAAAAAGGGCTTCTTGATCAAGAACCATCACTCCTCCACAGGTTTAAACCCATACTTGCGCAGAATACTTTTCTGTTTCAAGAAAAAAGAGAAAAACTTTTCAGCTTTAAAAGGATGCTCTGCACCTGAAACAACTGCAATAAAGTAAGCTATCGGTTTATGAGAGTTTTCGGGGAAAGTATAAATTTTTCTAACCTTATTTTTCGCTCTCATATAATCGGTGCGGTAAACAATCCCGGCATCAGCATTTCCCGTCATAACCCAAAAAATAACTTGATTTACATCTTTCCCGAGAATCAACTTATCTTTCAAATCCCTCCACAAACCAAGATTTTCAAGAGCCTCCTTTGCATACCTTCCGCAGGGGGCAAACCTGTAATCCGCTATAGCAATTGCTTTCGCTTTTTTCAAATTTTTAAAAGAAAAAAGAGAGCTATCAAGTGGTGTTATAACAACAAGCTCATTTGAAGCAAACACCTTAACATCTTTTAAAAGATTCTTACTGTTAAGAAACTTTATCCATTTAGAAGAAGCGGATATATAAACATCAACAGGAGCTCCGGCAGCTATCTGCTGTGCAAGTTTTCCAGAAGAAGTAAAGTTTTTCACTACTTTTACTCCGGTCTTTCGCTCAAACAGAAGGGATATCTCATTAACAAGCTGCTGTGTGCTTGCTGCGGCAGAAACAACTATTTCAGAAGCGAAAGCCCCTTTAAGACAAAGTAGCACGATTAAAAAAGGGAAAAACATTCTAAAAACTATTTTAAACATCTCTGCACACCTCCCAGGAAAATTTCAATCCTGTAAATCTGGAAAAGTAATTTCTCTTTAAAACCTCCTCCATAACAGCTTCTCTAACACTCCCTTCCGTTTGAACAACAGATATTCCACATTCTTTTAAAAGAGTTTCTGGAAATTTCCCTACTCTTTTTGTTATAACCACCCCACAATTTTTAAAAACTCTGAAAACATCTGTTATAACACCGAAATCATTTAGAAAAAGCTGATTATAAGTACCATTAACCTCCCTAACACCGCAAAACTTCCCGGTCAAACTATCAAAAAGAAAAACTTTTTTAAAAGAACCAAAATGGGAATCAACAGTTACCCCATCTGAAGAGGTTACAGCAATGAATCTTCCCTTAAACTCATGCTCCTTTCCAGGCACTCCAACAGCATCCGCCCTGCAACTTTTACAGTGTGTCATAATCTTAAGACCTATCTCTTTAGCTCTTTCCCTTACCTTTAAAAGCTGCCTCTTTAACGGAGGTTTTCTTACTCCCCTTTCCCAGAAAACCGTTCCTTTAACCGGTATCAGAGGAATAATATTCACATAAGAAACACCCAGCTTTTTAAGCTCTTCCAGCATTTCACATATATGAAAATCATTAATCCCGGGAATAAGAACGATATTCACTTTAACATTAAAACCATAAGTCAGCAGCGCTTTAAGACCATCCATCTGCGACTTAATAATAACTTTTGCCATCTCTCCACCTTTATAAACCTTCCCATCCTTGACCACAAAAGAGTAAACTTTCTCAACTATATCTTCAGAAATACCATTTATGGTAACGGTCACAAAACCAACACCAACAGATGAAAGCCACTTAACACTCTCTAAAAGATTTATCCCGTTTGTGCTGAGACACAGATTAACATCAGGATAAACCTGTTTTATAAGCGTAAAAGTGGCTCTTGTCTCTTTCTGATTTGCAAGTGGCTCTCCAGGACCGGCAATCCCCGCCACAGATATATTCCCCAAAATCTCTCTGTAAAAAGCAAACCTTAAAAGAGCCTCTTTAGGAGTAAGAAGTCTGCTTGTAACCCCGGGCCTTGACTCATTTAAGCAGTCATACTTTCTATTACAGAAATTACAACCAAGATTACACTCCTTAGCAACGGGAAGATGGATACGCCCTGATTCGTGAGATTTACTAAAACATGGATGTTTCATAACAGTCCTCCTTCTCTAAAATCACCAGTTAAATCATGTGAGAGCAATAACCGTGCCATTAGAAAAATCCAGGAATCCCCTTAAAAACAGACGCAGAATCTGTTGTTTTTATTACAAACTGTAATACAGATGACAAATTGAAACAATTTAAACCTTGGTAAAACCGAAATATCCCCTTCTTCATCTGGCACACTTTTTGCTTTTTTCTTCTATTAGAAAACTTTAAATGGAGGGCAAAAACGATGAGTGTTCTGGTAAAAGATGTATCAAAATACGGCTGGGAACCTGAAACTTTTGAAAAAATTAAAAAACACCTTTTCCCGGGAATCGTTTTAGAGGTTGACAAAGGACATTTCAACTCCTCTATACTCGTAAAAATGAAAAAGCGAGGAAAGGAACTTCTCTTTTCTGGAATGGTATCAAACAAAGTAGTTGAAAGAATGGGACTTAAAAAAGGAGATAAGGTTTATATTCTGATAGAACCTAAAACAGAATCGTTCACAATCTTCAAGAAGGACTGACAATATGTATAAAAAACTACAGGTTGTAATTCTTTTTGTCATCTGTGGAGAGAAACCATGACAGGAAAAATAAAAATTATTGACACCACTTTAAGGGACGGATTACAGGCTCCCGGAATATATCTCTCATTTAAACAACGTATTGAGATAGCAAAACTCCTTAAACTTGCAGGAACAACAGAGATAGAAGCTGGTATTCCGGCAGCCGGAAAAGAGGAAAGAGAATATCTTAAAGAGCTTGTTGAAACACTGCAGGACGAAAACTTCACTGTTTTAACGTGGAACAGAGGAAAAATAGAAGATATAAAACATTCCATTGACTGTGGAACCACCGCGGTTAACATCTCTTTTCCTGTATCTGACATAATGATTGAAGGAAAACTTAATAAAAACAGAAAATGGATTGTTAACAATCTTAAAAGATGTATCGGTTTTGCGAAAAAACACAATCTGTTTGTCTCAATCGGATGTGAAGATGCAACACGGGCGGATATTCTGTTTCTAACAGAGTTTATTAAAACAGCCCAATCAGAAGGAGCTGACAGAATAAGGATAGCAGACACAACAGGATGTTCCCATCCTTCCTCTTTTAAGCAACTTATAGAAAGGGTAAAGGTATATACCCTTTTGCCTGTTGAAGTTCATACACACAACGACTTTGGACTTGCAACAGCCAATGCAATAGCAGGTATTGAAGCGGGTGCTGAAGCGGTAAGTGTTACAATAAACGGAATAGGTGAGAGAGCGGGAAATGCTCCATTTGAAG
This Desulfurobacterium atlanticum DNA region includes the following protein-coding sequences:
- the modA gene encoding molybdate ABC transporter substrate-binding protein encodes the protein MFKIVFRMFFPFLIVLLCLKGAFASEIVVSAAASTQQLVNEISLLFERKTGVKVVKNFTSSGKLAQQIAAGAPVDVYISASSKWIKFLNSKNLLKDVKVFASNELVVITPLDSSLFSFKNLKKAKAIAIADYRFAPCGRYAKEALENLGLWRDLKDKLILGKDVNQVIFWVMTGNADAGIVYRTDYMRAKNKVRKIYTFPENSHKPIAYFIAVVSGAEHPFKAEKFFSFFLKQKSILRKYGFKPVEE
- a CDS encoding radical SAM protein, encoding MKHPCFSKSHESGRIHLPVAKECNLGCNFCNRKYDCLNESRPGVTSRLLTPKEALLRFAFYREILGNISVAGIAGPGEPLANQKETRATFTLIKQVYPDVNLCLSTNGINLLESVKWLSSVGVGFVTVTINGISEDIVEKVYSFVVKDGKVYKGGEMAKVIIKSQMDGLKALLTYGFNVKVNIVLIPGINDFHICEMLEELKKLGVSYVNIIPLIPVKGTVFWERGVRKPPLKRQLLKVRERAKEIGLKIMTHCKSCRADAVGVPGKEHEFKGRFIAVTSSDGVTVDSHFGSFKKVFLFDSLTGKFCGVREVNGTYNQLFLNDFGVITDVFRVFKNCGVVITKRVGKFPETLLKECGISVVQTEGSVREAVMEEVLKRNYFSRFTGLKFSWEVCRDV
- a CDS encoding homocitrate synthase/isopropylmalate synthase family protein, whose amino-acid sequence is MTGKIKIIDTTLRDGLQAPGIYLSFKQRIEIAKLLKLAGTTEIEAGIPAAGKEEREYLKELVETLQDENFTVLTWNRGKIEDIKHSIDCGTTAVNISFPVSDIMIEGKLNKNRKWIVNNLKRCIGFAKKHNLFVSIGCEDATRADILFLTEFIKTAQSEGADRIRIADTTGCSHPSSFKQLIERVKVYTLLPVEVHTHNDFGLATANAIAGIEAGAEAVSVTINGIGERAGNAPFEEVVAILHLLLKKNTGINLKMLKRLSSTVSVFTGKSIPEDKPIVGKNVFTHKSGIHIDGILKKSGNYVYINPEVIGRENRFYIGYYSGIKTLEKLVKKTGIDLTVDEIEKLHELLFETGKSFTIDELKSFILKQKNQGRFKNEKRGTAKFNNEPYLQHCQNDKWI